The Ralstonia pickettii DTP0602 genome segment CCATTACATGCGCTCCTTAAGCTTTGGCTTTGGCCTTGACGGCCGGGGTGACGATGACCTTGCCGCCCTTGGAGCCGGGGATGGCGCCCTTGACCAGCAGCAGCTTGCGCTCTGCGTCGATCTTGGCGATCTCCAGGTTCTGCACGGTGCGGGTGACATCGCCCAGGTGACCGGTCATGCGCTTGCCCGGGAACACACGGCCCGGATCCTGCGCCATACCGATCGAGCCCGGCACATTGTGCGAGCGCGAGTTACCGTGGGTGGCACGGCCGGAGGCGAAGTGGTAGCGCTTGATGGTACCGGCGTAGCCCTTACCGATGCTCACGCCCTGCACGTCGATCTTCTGACCGACTTCGAACAGGTCGACCGACAGCGAACCGCCAGCTTGCAGTTCGGCAGCCTTGGCTGCATCGATACGGAATTCGCGGATGATTTCGCCGGCTTCCACGCCGGCTTTGGCGAGATGACCCGCCAGCGGCTTGGTAACGCGGCTTGCGCGTCGTGCGCCGAAGGTGACTTGAACGGCGGTATAACCGTCGGTCTCGTCCGTCTTGATTTGCGTCACGCGGTTGTCGCCGACCTCGACCACGGTAACGGGAATCGAATCACCGTCGTCCGTGAAAATACGGGTCATGCCAACCTTGCGACCTACAAGGCCAAGGCTCATGGTTTGCTCCATTCCCAGCTGCGATTGGCCGGGGCTGATTGATACACGAAAACTGTGTTTGCGCATTTGCGCGGATGGGCTGCGCCAAAAGGACTGCGCGAGGCCAAAACGGCCAACCCACTACCCGGAGACACGGGTAGCCTTACACTATAACGTGCTCCCTTTGGAAGTGCAATATGCAATTGCGATTTGCCGCTGGGTGTTGTAGGCAGGATTCACGCAGATGTGCACAAAAGACGGCTTGAAGGCGGCGCGTCGCGATTAACGCGCCGGCTCCCTGACGCCTACTTGTTCGCACTCTCCTGCCAGCGCTCCATCAGCGTGTTCGATGGCAGCGCCTCGTCCAGCAGCTTGCGCGCCGTCTCGACACCCGCCACCGGCAAACCCGCCGGGTCGAGCTTGCCGATCTGCACCAGCACGCTCGCCTGGTCCCAGTAGATGTGCTCGTGGTAGAGCTTGTCGCCGCGGAACTTGACGATGGCGATCAGCGGGATCTCCACGCGCTTGCCGGTCGGCGGCACGCCGGGCAGCATCCAGTCGATCTCGCAGGTATGCGTGAAGCAGAAAAGCATCTCATCGACGATCTGGGTCGCGCCGACCGTGCGCGACAGCGGGATCAGCATGGTGTCGGGCGGGTTGCTGTGCACGAAGTGGTGCTGGTAGAAGCGCCGCAACTGCGCGTAGCCGACGCCGCCGGTCATGGTCGGGATATGGTTCACATAGGGCTGCGGCACCATCGTGGCCATGGTGGCATCGACGTCGCGCGTGGCGAATTCATACTCGCAATGCTTGTCCCACAGTGCCGAGAAGTCATAGTGCGGGCCCATCTCGCGGCGCAGCGCGGCGATCGAGCGCTGGTGCGCCATCAGCGCCGAGGGCTTGTCGAAGTGCTGGCCGCCGACGCGTGCAAAGGCATGGTCGACGCCGGGGTAGACGTACACCTCGATGTTCTCGCGCCCGGCCAGCGCTGCCCGGATCGCGGCCTGCGCCTGCGGCGGGCAGAAGCCGTCGCGCTCTGCAATATGCAACACCAACCGGCCGCGCACGTTGTCGGCCTCGCCCAGCGCATGCTCGATGCCGACGCCGTAGTACGCCACCGCGCAGGCCACGTCAGGCAACCGGCAGGCCGCCAGGTAGGCCAGCTTGCCGCCCAGGCAGAAGCCCAGCACGCCGGTCTGGCCGACGCATTCCGGCCGGGCCCGCAACGCCTCGAGCGCCGCACCCACGTCCTGCACGCCCTTGGCTTCGTCGAACTGCTGGTACAGGCCGAGCGCGCGCTGGAAATCCTCGCCACGGTCAGTCAGCTCGATGCCCGGCGCGATGCGCCAGAACAAGTCCGGCACCAGCACCGTGTAGCCCTCCTCCGCGTAGTAGTCGGCTACCTCGCGCATGGTGGCGTTGACGCCGAAGATCTCCTGGCACAGCACGATGCCCGGGCCCTTGCCTGTCGCCGGGATGGCGAGATAGCCACTGAAACCGCCTTCGGGGGTCTGGATCTGGATGGTCTGGCCCATTGCCTGCTCTCCTTGTCGTTCTGTATCTCGGTCGGGTGATACCGCTGGGCGCAGCGGCTATCCGATTAGTGCAGGAAACGGCGGGCTCGGTCAACGCCCCAGTGCGGGCCGGCCAGCTGGCGGCACAAAACAAAAACGGCGAACCATCGGTTCGCCGTTCTGCTGCAGCAGGCCGCGTGCGCGGCCCGAAGCATGATTACACCTTGATCTCGACGTCCACGCCTGCCGGCAGGTCGAGCTTCATCAGCGCGTCAACGGTCTTGTCGGTCGGATCGACGATGTCCATCAGGCGCTGGTGAGTGCGGATCTCGAACTGATCGCGGCTGGTCTTGTTGACGTGCGGCGAACGCAGGATGTCAAAGCGCTGGATGCGGGTCGGCAGGGGCACCGGGCCCTTGACGATCGCGCCGGTACGCTTGGCGGTATCCACGATTTCGGCGGCCGACTGGTCGATCAGGCGATAGTCGAAAGCCTTCAGGCGGATACGGATCTTCTGGTTCTGCATGATATTTCCTTAAAAGAGCGATTGGGCAACGTGCCCAGTTAAATGGGGACATGCCCGCGGGCATGTCCCAGGAAGTGCTTAGTCGAGGATCTTTGCCACGACGCCGGCGCCGACGGTACGGCCGCCTTCACGGATAGCGAAGCGCAGGCCTTCTTCCATGGCGATCGGGGCGATCAGCTTGACGGTGATCGACACGTTGTCACCCGGCATCACCATTTCCTTGTCCGCCGGCAGCTCGATCGAGCCGGTCACGTCGGTGGTACGGAAGTAGAACTGCGGGCGGTAGTTGTTGAAGAACGGGGTGTGACGGCCGCCTTCGTCCTTCGACAGGATGTACACCTCGCCGGTGAAGTGGGTGTGCGGCTTGATCGAACCCGGCTTGCACAGCACTTGGCCGCGCTCGACGTCTTCACGCTTGGTACCGCGCAGCAGCAGGCCGACGTTGTCGCCAGCTTGACCCTGGTCCAGCAGCTTGCGGAACATTTCCACGCCGGTGCAGGTGGTCTTCACGGTCGGGCGGATACCGACGATTTCGATTTCTTCGCCGACCTTGATCACGCCACGCTCGATACGGCCGGTCACCACGGTGCCGCGACCCGAGATCGAGAACACGTCTTCCACCGGCATCAGGAAGGTACCGTCAACGGCACGCTCCGGCGTCGGGATGTAGTTGTCCAGGGCGTCGGCCAGGTTCATGATGGCCACTTCGCCCAGCTCGCCCTTGTCGCCTTCCAGCGCCAGCTTGGCCGAACCCTTGATGATCGGGGTGTCGTCGCCGGGGAACTCGTACTTCGACAGCAGCTCGCGAACTTCCATCTCGACCAGCTCGAGCAGTTCAGCGTCGTCCACCATGTCGCACTTGTTCAGGAACACGATGATGTAAGGCACGCCAACCTGGCGGGCCAGCAGGATGTGCTCACGCGTTTGCGGCATCGGGCCGTCAGCGGCCGAGCACACCAGGATTGCGCCGTCCATCTGGGCAGCACCCGTGATCATGTTCTTCACATAGTCAGCGTGGCCCGGGCAGTCAACGTGCGCGTAGTGGCGGTTGGCCGTTTCGTACTCGACGTGGGCGGTATTGATGGTAATACCGCGTGCCTTTTCTTCCGGCGCTGCGTCGATTTCGTCGTACTTTTTGGCGGCACCACCGAACTTCGCAGCCAGCACCGTAGCGATCGCTGCCGTCAGCGTGGTCTTGCCATGGTCAACGTGACCAATCGTACCAACGTTCACGTGCGGCTTGGTCCGCTCGAATTTTTCCTTTGCCATTTTTCAGCTCCTGATAGGAATGCAATCTTGTTGTTTCATCGCGCCGCCGCACCGGCAGGCGCGGCGGCGAACTTCCAATTACTTGCCCTTGGCCGTCATCACGGCTTCGGCGATGTTCTTCGGTGCCTCTGCGTAATGCTTGAATTCCATGGTGTACGTGGCGCGGCCTTGCGTGGCCGAGCGCAGCGACGTCGAATAACCGAACATTTCCGACAGCGGGACTTCGGCCTTGATGATCTTGCCGCCGCCCACCATGTCATCCATGCCCTGCACGATGCCGCGGCGGGACGACAGGTCGCCCATCACGGTACCCGTGTAGTCTTCCGGCGTTTCCACTTCCACGGCCATCATCGGCTCGAGCAGAACCGGGCTGGCCTTGCGCATGGCTTCCTTGAAAGCCATCGAGCCGGCCATGCGGAACGCGTTTTCGTTCGAGTCCACGTCGTGGTACGAACCGAACGTCAGCGTGACCTTCACGTCCACCACCGGGAAGCCAGCCAGGATGCCGTTCGGCAGCGTGTCGACGATACCCTTTTCGACCGCCGGGATGTATTCGCGAGGAATCACACCGCCCTTGATGGCGTCGATGAACTCGAAGCCCTTGCCCGGCTCTTGCGGTTCCAGCGTGATCACAGCGTGACCGTACTGGCCGCGGCCGCCCGACTGCTTGACGAACTTGCCCTCGACGCCTTCGGCCGTCTTGCGAATGGTTTCGCGGTAGGCCACCTGCGGCGCGCCGATGTTGGCTTCCACGCCGAATTCGCGCTTCATGCGGTCGACCAGAATTTCGAGGTGGAGCTCGCCCATGCCCGAAATGATGGTCTGACCCGATTCTTCATCGGTACGCACGCGGAACGACGGATCTTCAGCGGCCAGGCGGTTCAGGGCGATGCCCATCTTTTCCTGGTCAGCCTTGGTCTTCGGCTCGACGGCCTGCGAGATCACCGGCTCCGGGAACACCATGCGCTCGAGCACGATCGGTGCAGCCGGATCGCACAGCGTGTCGCCCGTGGTGGCGTCCTTCAGACCCA includes the following:
- a CDS encoding 50S ribosomal protein L3 (K02906: RP-L3, MRPL3, rplC; large subunit ribosomal protein L3), with translation MSLGLVGRKVGMTRIFTDDGDSIPVTVVEVGDNRVTQIKTDETDGYTAVQVTFGARRASRVTKPLAGHLAKAGVEAGEIIREFRIDAAKAAELQAGGSLSVDLFEVGQKIDVQGVSIGKGYAGTIKRYHFASGRATHGNSRSHNVPGSIGMAQDPGRVFPGKRMTGHLGDVTRTVQNLEIAKIDAERKLLLVKGAIPGSKGGKVIVTPAVKAKAKA
- a CDS encoding carboxymethylenebutenolidase (K01061: E3.1.1.45; carboxymethylenebutenolidase [EC:3.1.1.45]) translates to MGQTIQIQTPEGGFSGYLAIPATGKGPGIVLCQEIFGVNATMREVADYYAEEGYTVLVPDLFWRIAPGIELTDRGEDFQRALGLYQQFDEAKGVQDVGAALEALRARPECVGQTGVLGFCLGGKLAYLAACRLPDVACAVAYYGVGIEHALGEADNVRGRLVLHIAERDGFCPPQAQAAIRAALAGRENIEVYVYPGVDHAFARVGGQHFDKPSALMAHQRSIAALRREMGPHYDFSALWDKHCEYEFATRDVDATMATMVPQPYVNHIPTMTGGVGYAQLRRFYQHHFVHSNPPDTMLIPLSRTVGATQIVDEMLFCFTHTCEIDWMLPGVPPTGKRVEIPLIAIVKFRGDKLYHEHIYWDQASVLVQIGKLDPAGLPVAGVETARKLLDEALPSNTLMERWQESANK
- the rpsJ gene encoding 30S ribosomal protein S10 (NusE; involved in assembly of the 30S subunit; in the ribosome, this protein is involved in the binding of tRNA; in Escherichia coli this protein was also found to be involved in transcription antitermination; NusB/S10 heterodimers bind boxA sequences in the leader RNA of rrn operons which is required for antitermination; binding of NusB/S10 to boxA nucleates assembly of the antitermination complex~K02946: RP-S10, MRPS10, rpsJ; small subunit ribosomal protein S10), which codes for MQNQKIRIRLKAFDYRLIDQSAAEIVDTAKRTGAIVKGPVPLPTRIQRFDILRSPHVNKTSRDQFEIRTHQRLMDIVDPTDKTVDALMKLDLPAGVDVEIKV
- the tuf gene encoding elongation factor Tu (EF-Tu; promotes GTP-dependent binding of aminoacyl-tRNA to the A-site of ribosomes during protein biosynthesis; when the tRNA anticodon matches the mRNA codon, GTP hydrolysis results; the inactive EF-Tu-GDP leaves the ribosome and release of GDP is promoted by elongation factor Ts; many prokaryotes have two copies of the gene encoding EF-Tu~K02358: tuf, TUFM; elongation factor Tu) is translated as MAKEKFERTKPHVNVGTIGHVDHGKTTLTAAIATVLAAKFGGAAKKYDEIDAAPEEKARGITINTAHVEYETANRHYAHVDCPGHADYVKNMITGAAQMDGAILVCSAADGPMPQTREHILLARQVGVPYIIVFLNKCDMVDDAELLELVEMEVRELLSKYEFPGDDTPIIKGSAKLALEGDKGELGEVAIMNLADALDNYIPTPERAVDGTFLMPVEDVFSISGRGTVVTGRIERGVIKVGEEIEIVGIRPTVKTTCTGVEMFRKLLDQGQAGDNVGLLLRGTKREDVERGQVLCKPGSIKPHTHFTGEVYILSKDEGGRHTPFFNNYRPQFYFRTTDVTGSIELPADKEMVMPGDNVSITVKLIAPIAMEEGLRFAIREGGRTVGAGVVAKILD